Proteins from a single region of Nitrososphaerota archaeon:
- a CDS encoding pelota family protein: MIVNEFNPKHGYCSLTIESAEDLWVLRRLIAKGDVIVTRSSRVIKNEDEYSRPDRGERVKVALALSVNQIHLDSSIERIRVRGTIVEASDETVTKAGSHSVTLSPGHALTIRKRTWTPLDIRLVRQPEGSTARFILVAVDRRDAGIGTLSGSHLSVVATTESGLGGKMGEEQSPRPYLSKVAETVAQVYQDGDKIVLAGPGNFKNAVANQVRERLKGKEVAIIEGMDITGSDGVRALIKTPGFQSLARDSVMVEMQRLVAEVVKRVSTGDPKVTYTLPRVAEAAPTGAVEACAVSDDVFASGVDEAQLVDTLNTIEGKGGNVYLADSSMEFGKQVSSFGGIVALLRYSLRA, translated from the coding sequence ATGATTGTAAACGAGTTCAACCCGAAGCACGGCTACTGCTCTCTTACAATCGAGTCAGCGGAAGACCTCTGGGTCCTGCGGCGCCTGATCGCAAAGGGGGATGTGATTGTCACCAGAAGCTCGCGGGTCATCAAGAATGAGGACGAGTACTCCAGGCCGGACAGAGGCGAGAGGGTCAAAGTGGCTCTGGCTCTTTCCGTGAATCAAATCCACCTTGACAGCAGCATCGAAAGGATCAGGGTAAGGGGGACAATAGTCGAAGCCAGCGACGAGACCGTGACGAAGGCAGGGTCCCACTCAGTTACCCTCTCGCCTGGACATGCCCTGACGATTCGGAAGCGCACGTGGACCCCGCTGGACATCCGGCTCGTCAGACAGCCAGAAGGCTCCACAGCGAGGTTCATCCTCGTCGCCGTTGACAGGAGGGATGCAGGGATTGGCACGCTCAGCGGCTCGCACCTGTCAGTCGTGGCCACGACAGAGTCAGGCCTCGGGGGGAAGATGGGTGAAGAGCAGAGTCCTCGACCCTACCTGTCTAAGGTCGCCGAGACGGTCGCCCAAGTCTACCAGGATGGAGACAAAATCGTCTTGGCCGGACCCGGGAACTTCAAGAACGCCGTGGCCAACCAGGTCAGGGAGAGGCTGAAGGGCAAAGAAGTAGCGATAATAGAGGGGATGGACATCACAGGCTCCGACGGTGTCCGGGCCCTCATCAAGACCCCTGGCTTCCAGTCGCTGGCCAGAGACTCGGTCATGGTCGAGATGCAGCGGCTCGTCGCGGAAGTGGTGAAACGGGTCTCAACAGGAGATCCGAAGGTTACCTACACCCTTCCCAGGGTCGCCGAGGCAGCTCCGACAGGCGCCGTGGAGGCCTGCGCGGTTTCTGACGACGTGTTCGCTTCGGGGGTGGACGAGGCGCAGCTCGTCGACACACTGAACACTATTGAGGGGAAAGGGGGGAACGTGTACTTGGCCGACTCTTCCATGGAGTTCGGCAAGCAGGTGTCCTCCTTTGGAGGAATCGTGGCGTTGCTGAGATACTCTCTCAGAGCTTGA
- a CDS encoding DNA primase, with product MPDSGIVKYLVRLRFEVDGVVERADVIGAIFGQTEGLFGPEMNLNELQKSWKVGRIEINLESKNDRTRGEVIIPMSTDIGTAALIAAAVESVDKVGPCSAHFTVGNIEDVRAVKRKQIVDRAKLIVRDWSSKTSSEGENLLKDVTESTKRAKVINYGLENLPAGPGVYSSELVYLVEGRADVVLFLRAGIENVVALEGTSVPDSIIELGKKKRLIAVLDGDRGGELIEKELAQVMHVEKVLHAPTGKEVEDLTPIDVINLLKAEKVEPQAPQRRQRGGTTEAPPSKAQEEPDEPVVVKTREIYPNLNGTLEAVLLDTGLQEIGRFPISELVQKMEGTGGAQYLIFDGIVTQRLVESAARVGVKGIIGHRTGELNSVPDDVRIGTFRDLGLE from the coding sequence TTGCCAGATTCAGGTATAGTAAAGTATCTAGTCAGACTCAGGTTTGAAGTAGACGGGGTCGTAGAAAGGGCCGACGTAATCGGCGCGATTTTCGGCCAGACTGAAGGTCTCTTCGGCCCTGAGATGAACCTCAACGAGCTCCAGAAGAGCTGGAAGGTCGGCAGAATAGAAATTAACCTCGAGTCCAAGAACGACAGGACCAGGGGAGAGGTCATAATCCCGATGTCAACCGACATAGGAACGGCTGCTCTCATCGCGGCGGCGGTGGAGAGCGTAGATAAGGTCGGACCCTGCAGCGCTCATTTCACCGTCGGGAACATCGAGGACGTGAGAGCCGTCAAGAGGAAGCAAATAGTGGACAGGGCCAAGCTCATAGTTAGAGACTGGAGCTCCAAGACCTCCAGCGAGGGGGAGAACCTTCTGAAGGACGTCACGGAGTCCACCAAGAGGGCTAAGGTCATTAACTACGGGCTGGAGAACCTACCAGCCGGACCAGGGGTCTACTCCTCCGAGTTGGTCTACCTAGTGGAGGGACGGGCGGACGTAGTTCTTTTCCTGAGGGCTGGGATAGAGAACGTCGTGGCACTGGAGGGTACCAGCGTCCCAGACTCGATTATCGAACTGGGGAAGAAGAAGAGGCTGATAGCGGTGCTCGACGGCGACAGGGGAGGGGAGCTCATTGAGAAGGAGCTCGCCCAGGTCATGCATGTAGAGAAAGTCCTACACGCCCCCACAGGGAAAGAGGTCGAGGATCTCACTCCTATTGACGTAATCAACCTCCTAAAGGCGGAAAAGGTCGAGCCGCAAGCTCCCCAGAGAAGGCAGAGGGGAGGAACGACAGAAGCCCCGCCCTCGAAGGCCCAAGAAGAGCCTGACGAGCCGGTAGTGGTCAAGACGCGCGAAATCTATCCGAACCTCAACGGGACACTGGAAGCCGTACTCCTCGATACCGGGCTCCAGGAAATCGGGAGGTTCCCCATTAGCGAGCTCGTCCAGAAGATGGAAGGGACTGGCGGTGCCCAGTACCTGATCTTCGACGGAATTGTGACCCAGAGGCTGGTGGAGTCGGCTGCTAGAGTTGGTGTGAAGGGGATAATCGGCCATCGGACTGGCGAACTGAACTCGGTCCCAGACGATGTCAGAATCGGGACTTTCAGAGACCTCGGGCTCGAGTAA
- a CDS encoding phenylalanine--tRNA ligase subunit beta encodes MVGGNRRKIVDRLPYIGLDIEEVGTDFIRVEYSPNRPDLGTDYGIARAMRGLLGKEVGLPMFRTKPSGVFVSVDRRLSSVRPYIACCVVAGLELDDEDVRQVISLQEDLHNGLGRKRKRVAIGLHDMDAISPPLYYRGVPASFEFVPLGAKEPSSMASILTSTSEGRAYGPTLPGGTIFPVICDSKGTVLSFPPIINGNATRVTTKTKRLFVDVTSTDLAAGDDVLAVMATTLAEAGGNLKTVLVKYESGARATPDLTPIGIPLDLGLVRSVLGLDLSRKEVLRALAKSRMGVSGGKALGPRYRVDLLHRVDVAEEVALGYGLDKIAPVYPPSGQPGAFNPFEEFLDLVSTVMAEEGMVELMTYELVDEKSLYSLFRRPSSDRVAVQDPKSLDHSLLRDSLIPSLMAALTGNVKSDYPQKVYEVGRTYSRSESGVAESWHLGCLVAHSQSSFTEAKMYLDALCRLVSEEEIATPAVDHWAFTQGRCAGIRVGETELGFVGELKPEAIEAFGMGVPVSGFELDLSVLYELLK; translated from the coding sequence ATGGTCGGGGGGAATCGGAGGAAGATAGTCGACCGTCTCCCCTACATCGGCCTGGATATCGAAGAGGTCGGGACTGACTTCATCAGGGTGGAGTACAGCCCAAACAGGCCCGACTTGGGTACGGACTACGGCATCGCGCGGGCCATGAGGGGGCTGCTTGGTAAGGAAGTGGGGCTACCTATGTTCCGCACCAAGCCGTCTGGGGTGTTCGTGAGCGTAGACCGGAGACTCTCGTCCGTAAGACCATACATCGCTTGTTGTGTCGTTGCGGGTCTGGAACTAGACGACGAAGATGTCAGGCAGGTGATCTCGCTCCAGGAGGACCTACACAACGGCCTCGGGAGGAAGCGGAAGAGGGTAGCCATCGGCCTCCACGACATGGACGCAATCTCCCCGCCATTGTATTACAGGGGGGTGCCGGCTTCGTTCGAGTTCGTCCCCCTGGGAGCGAAAGAGCCTTCCTCGATGGCCTCGATACTGACAAGCACCAGTGAGGGGCGGGCATATGGGCCAACCCTCCCGGGGGGGACGATCTTCCCAGTAATTTGTGACTCGAAGGGGACGGTTCTATCCTTCCCGCCGATTATCAATGGAAACGCGACGAGGGTGACGACGAAGACGAAACGCCTTTTCGTGGACGTCACGAGCACGGATCTGGCTGCGGGGGACGACGTGCTAGCTGTCATGGCGACCACGCTGGCGGAGGCAGGCGGAAACCTGAAGACGGTCTTGGTGAAGTATGAGAGCGGAGCGAGAGCTACCCCCGACCTCACCCCCATAGGGATCCCCCTGGACCTGGGTCTGGTCAGGTCGGTCCTGGGCCTCGACCTGTCTCGCAAGGAGGTTCTTCGCGCTCTGGCGAAGAGCAGGATGGGCGTGAGCGGAGGGAAAGCCTTGGGGCCGAGGTACAGAGTCGATCTCCTGCACCGGGTAGATGTTGCCGAAGAGGTCGCCCTTGGCTATGGGTTGGACAAGATAGCACCGGTGTATCCGCCGAGCGGGCAACCAGGTGCCTTCAACCCCTTCGAAGAATTCCTCGACTTGGTGTCCACTGTCATGGCGGAGGAAGGGATGGTAGAGCTCATGACCTACGAGTTGGTCGACGAGAAGTCACTTTACTCCTTGTTCCGGCGACCTTCGTCAGACAGGGTGGCGGTCCAGGACCCTAAGAGCTTGGATCATTCCCTGCTAAGGGACTCGCTCATCCCTTCGCTCATGGCCGCGCTCACTGGGAATGTGAAGTCCGACTATCCTCAGAAGGTCTACGAAGTCGGCAGAACCTATTCAAGGTCCGAAAGCGGTGTAGCCGAGTCCTGGCACCTGGGATGCCTGGTGGCGCACTCTCAGTCGTCATTCACCGAAGCAAAGATGTACCTGGACGCGCTCTGCCGCCTTGTCTCAGAGGAGGAAATCGCGACTCCCGCAGTAGACCACTGGGCCTTCACCCAGGGAAGGTGCGCTGGAATCAGAGTGGGAGAGACGGAGCTCGGTTTCGTAGGGGAGCTGAAACCCGAAGCCATCGAAGCCTTCGGGATGGGGGTCCCAGTCTCAGGGTTCGAGCTAGACCTTTCGGTGCTGTACGAACTCCTAAAATAG
- a CDS encoding phenylalanine--tRNA ligase subunit alpha — MPSALHPLERKVLSVLAPLSSAPFEVIVSATSLNEDQVRRALQWLSSKGLITIGNTVERRLEVEKEPPELELVRKVSESTSLLTVEDLKGAFASPEEFSAALGRARGSGWVRVDGESVPAVRIGNAEGPKALRSLLGSLKDGRPEGELPPDQASLLPDMLKRGIVRRVENRSTTVVITDDGRRASATDAGGEFLDRLTTEALTTGSWKKSKLRPIDVEAKAPRFYPGRRHPVRDFIKEVRETYISMGFTELEGGSVYPAFWNFDALFIPQDHPGREMQDTFYLAGLSDKGLARKGLVANVAATHEDGWKTGSRGWGYSWRIDEARRLVLRTHNTVLTVKALSESKERETRVFAVSKVYRNENLDYKHLAEFHHMDGIMVGNGLNVRHLMGFLTEFYKKLGMADVKLWPTYFPYTEPSLQVMGYSRAFKSWIELGGSGVFRPEVTVPLGVRVPVLAWGPGIERLMLMRYGLDDMRALYGSDLSWLRNRRELAGS; from the coding sequence ATGCCCAGCGCCCTCCACCCCCTCGAGAGGAAGGTTCTGTCCGTACTGGCTCCCCTCTCGTCGGCTCCCTTCGAAGTGATTGTCAGCGCCACCTCACTGAACGAGGACCAGGTGAGGAGAGCCCTCCAGTGGCTCTCTTCCAAGGGATTGATCACCATCGGGAACACGGTTGAACGGAGGCTGGAGGTCGAAAAAGAGCCCCCGGAACTCGAGCTCGTCCGCAAGGTGAGCGAGTCTACGAGTCTGCTAACCGTCGAGGACCTCAAGGGTGCCTTCGCCTCCCCTGAAGAGTTCTCGGCCGCTCTAGGAAGGGCCAGGGGGAGCGGATGGGTCAGGGTGGACGGAGAATCGGTCCCTGCCGTGAGGATCGGAAATGCAGAGGGACCCAAGGCTCTCCGTTCCCTTTTGGGGTCGTTGAAGGACGGGAGGCCTGAGGGGGAGCTTCCGCCGGATCAGGCTTCCCTCCTTCCCGACATGCTCAAGCGCGGGATAGTCAGGCGGGTGGAGAACCGAAGCACGACGGTAGTCATCACCGACGATGGCAGGCGCGCCTCCGCAACCGACGCTGGGGGCGAGTTCTTAGACCGGCTGACCACAGAAGCCCTGACCACGGGGTCCTGGAAGAAGAGTAAGCTCAGGCCTATCGACGTGGAAGCCAAGGCACCCCGATTCTACCCGGGCCGGAGGCACCCCGTAAGGGACTTCATCAAGGAGGTCAGGGAGACTTACATCTCGATGGGGTTCACCGAGCTCGAGGGAGGGAGCGTCTATCCGGCTTTCTGGAACTTCGATGCCCTCTTCATCCCGCAGGACCACCCAGGCAGGGAGATGCAGGATACCTTCTACCTCGCTGGGCTGTCTGACAAGGGTCTCGCTAGGAAGGGGCTCGTCGCTAACGTCGCGGCTACACACGAAGATGGATGGAAGACGGGGAGCAGGGGCTGGGGCTACAGTTGGCGCATTGACGAGGCGAGGCGCCTCGTCCTCAGGACTCACAACACGGTTCTGACTGTCAAGGCCCTTTCGGAGTCGAAGGAAAGAGAGACTCGGGTCTTCGCCGTTTCAAAGGTTTACAGAAATGAAAACCTCGACTACAAACACCTCGCCGAGTTCCACCACATGGACGGGATCATGGTAGGCAACGGGCTCAACGTCAGGCATCTGATGGGGTTCCTCACAGAGTTCTACAAGAAGCTGGGGATGGCCGACGTGAAGCTATGGCCCACATACTTCCCCTACACTGAACCCTCGTTGCAGGTGATGGGATACTCAAGGGCTTTCAAAAGCTGGATTGAATTGGGAGGATCTGGGGTCTTCCGCCCGGAGGTCACAGTCCCTCTGGGGGTAAGGGTGCCGGTCTTGGCCTGGGGACCTGGGATAGAACGGCTGATGTTGATGAGGTATGGCCTGGACGATATGAGGGCCCTATACGGGTCTGACCTCTCGTGGCTCAGGAACAGGAGAGAGCTTGCCGGTAGTTAG
- the trpS gene encoding tryptophan--tRNA ligase produces the protein MEKERLDPWGTSSVKDYARLQSEFGIEPVASLLSRFRTPSPHLSRGIDFGQRDLGRVLDAIDAHRPYAVMSGIKPTGDFHLGTKMTADDMVYFQSLSEKATVYYAIADVEAYADNGLSFQQTSKIAIRNVADILALGLDPDRAVVYLQSENLKVLQLGTVFSKGVTNNMLRAIYGERQIGLYMSALYQAGDILMPQLPELGGPKPVLVPVGADQDPHIRLSRDLAARYHEEYGFVPPSSIYHRLMLSLNGSDKMSKRAADSLITLESGSKDASKKISTAFTGGRDTVEEQRRLGGRPDICPVYDLYRFHFAKDDHHVEIVNQECTRGTRLCGGCKQEVTGLVKTYLEEHRRKRDAMTKDAEDLLAKSRNYLSSKGR, from the coding sequence GTGGAGAAGGAAAGGCTCGACCCATGGGGGACCAGTTCGGTCAAGGATTATGCCAGACTCCAGTCTGAGTTCGGAATCGAGCCAGTAGCCTCACTCCTCTCGCGCTTCAGGACCCCCAGCCCTCACCTCAGCCGCGGAATCGACTTCGGTCAGCGGGACCTTGGTAGAGTCCTCGACGCCATCGACGCCCATAGGCCCTACGCCGTAATGAGCGGCATTAAGCCCACGGGGGATTTCCATCTCGGAACGAAGATGACAGCCGACGACATGGTGTATTTTCAGTCCTTGTCGGAAAAAGCGACGGTCTACTACGCCATCGCCGACGTCGAAGCCTACGCAGACAACGGGCTTTCGTTCCAGCAGACCTCCAAGATCGCTATCAGGAACGTGGCCGACATACTCGCACTCGGCCTAGACCCCGACAGGGCGGTGGTCTATCTCCAGAGCGAGAACCTGAAAGTGTTGCAACTCGGGACCGTGTTCTCGAAGGGGGTCACCAACAATATGCTCAGGGCCATCTACGGCGAGAGGCAGATAGGACTCTACATGTCAGCGCTGTACCAAGCGGGAGACATCTTGATGCCGCAGCTCCCCGAGCTGGGCGGGCCCAAGCCGGTGCTGGTCCCGGTCGGGGCTGACCAGGACCCTCACATCAGGCTCTCGAGGGACCTTGCTGCGAGGTATCACGAGGAGTATGGCTTCGTCCCTCCTTCTTCGATCTATCACCGCCTTATGCTGAGCCTTAACGGCTCCGACAAGATGTCCAAGAGGGCGGCCGACTCCCTCATCACGCTGGAAAGCGGGTCGAAGGACGCCTCCAAGAAAATCTCGACCGCGTTCACTGGCGGGAGGGACACAGTCGAGGAGCAGCGCCGCCTGGGCGGTAGGCCTGACATCTGCCCGGTCTATGACCTTTACCGCTTCCACTTCGCAAAGGATGACCATCACGTGGAGATCGTCAACCAGGAGTGTACCAGAGGGACTCGGCTCTGCGGAGGGTGCAAGCAGGAGGTCACCGGGCTCGTCAAGACATACCTAGAAGAGCACCGCAGGAAGCGAGACGCCATGACGAAGGACGCCGAGGACCTCCTAGCGAAGAGCAGGAACTACTTATCTTCGAAGGGAAGGTAA
- a CDS encoding pantetheine-phosphate adenylyltransferase: MKFKTVATGGTFDHLHLGHLALITKSFEVGERVVIGVTSDEFARSEGKTPDQGYKERVMALEALISERFPGRQHLVAKLDDYFGPGIASPEVEAIVVSRETAKRVSLANALRRKKGFPPLKVVVVNYVLAEDSEPISSTRIRKGEIDPQGRVIGNLTG; this comes from the coding sequence TTGAAGTTCAAGACGGTGGCTACCGGAGGGACGTTCGACCATCTCCATCTGGGTCACCTGGCCCTGATCACCAAGAGCTTCGAGGTAGGGGAGCGCGTGGTCATTGGGGTGACCTCAGATGAATTCGCCCGAAGTGAGGGGAAAACCCCTGACCAGGGCTACAAGGAAAGGGTGATGGCGCTAGAGGCGCTCATCAGCGAGAGGTTCCCTGGAAGGCAGCATCTGGTAGCGAAGCTTGACGACTACTTCGGGCCGGGGATAGCATCCCCCGAGGTGGAGGCAATCGTGGTCAGCAGAGAGACCGCCAAGAGGGTCTCCTTGGCAAACGCCCTTCGCAGGAAGAAGGGGTTCCCTCCCCTCAAGGTGGTGGTCGTGAATTACGTGCTGGCTGAAGACTCCGAGCCGATATCTTCAACGAGGATAAGGAAGGGCGAGATCGACCCGCAGGGAAGGGTCATTGGGAACCTAACCGGCTGA
- a CDS encoding type II methionyl aminopeptidase produces MILVPEEYRKSGQITNQVKAVVRSAVKPGVGLLEICDLVKTEVESRGGSLAFPTGVGVNEMTAHYAPQNGDATTVREGDLVKVDFGVHIDGYVTDTSVSVTFNPEYNLLLEATERSLEAAVATARREPRTGEIGREIHREAARFGFKTIENLTGHTVDRWVVHAGKSIPNLYMPGMQSLKKGDVFAIEPFLTLGSAAGYVVDGDSRTIFSIVARKKTGVPELDGFADRVWAERKTLPFTPRWYAEEYGSRRLPEIIDRLVAKRIAKAYPVLVEASGSPVAQFEHTMALDDGGLTVLT; encoded by the coding sequence ATGATACTAGTCCCCGAAGAGTACAGGAAATCTGGCCAGATCACGAACCAAGTGAAGGCTGTGGTCAGGTCGGCTGTGAAGCCCGGGGTGGGTCTTCTTGAGATCTGCGACTTGGTGAAGACAGAGGTCGAGTCGAGAGGAGGGAGCCTGGCTTTCCCCACTGGGGTAGGAGTCAACGAGATGACAGCCCACTACGCGCCCCAGAACGGAGACGCCACGACCGTCAGGGAGGGGGATCTGGTCAAGGTGGACTTCGGCGTCCACATAGACGGTTACGTGACCGACACGTCTGTGAGTGTGACTTTCAACCCAGAGTACAACCTCCTCCTGGAAGCGACTGAGAGATCTCTCGAGGCGGCCGTGGCCACCGCGAGGCGGGAGCCGAGGACGGGGGAGATAGGGAGAGAGATTCACCGAGAGGCTGCCAGGTTCGGGTTCAAGACCATAGAGAACCTGACAGGACACACTGTGGACAGATGGGTGGTCCACGCGGGGAAGAGCATCCCTAACCTGTACATGCCAGGTATGCAGTCCCTCAAGAAGGGCGACGTCTTCGCCATCGAGCCATTCCTTACGTTGGGCTCGGCGGCGGGGTACGTGGTCGATGGAGATTCGAGGACGATTTTCTCGATAGTGGCAAGGAAGAAGACCGGAGTGCCTGAGCTCGACGGGTTCGCCGATAGGGTCTGGGCTGAGCGCAAGACGCTCCCCTTCACCCCCCGCTGGTATGCCGAAGAATACGGGAGCAGGAGGCTCCCGGAAATCATCGACCGGCTGGTGGCCAAGAGGATTGCCAAGGCTTATCCCGTTCTGGTGGAGGCTTCAGGGAGTCCCGTGGCGCAGTTCGAGCACACCATGGCCCTCGACGACGGGGGCCTTACAGTCCTAACCTGA
- a CDS encoding DUF1512 domain-containing protein has product MVTLIWIAFFALTFLYQTRIQSYLALSEISRGLNKLKVMKDKARKDAIDYLVNVGKAPNDPTQRVDQFLDYVTIMPVDMDPNGLVGKVDHIVTTNNDRVRAEVGALLNQNNPVTVSISENLLEVATSLNQIHKIVRHFYLLGKKTNSYFTLVQLQMLMPMIIQEADALLNATDSFKMGQPVGDGIGPVVVSRLMAGKDKRVVAKDTVMAVTEYKGRNLYVLKADGPMAYVGQPGVAIQKIVGEMGVKPSAIVMIDAALKLEGEKTGEIAEGVGAAIGGIGVEKFQIEEAATKAKVPLYAILVKQSLLEAITVMRKEIAEAADKVTQVLNRVIEEKTKEGDDVVVAGIGNTLGVAQ; this is encoded by the coding sequence CTGGTCACTCTGATCTGGATTGCCTTCTTCGCACTGACGTTCCTCTACCAGACCAGGATTCAGTCATATCTGGCACTCAGCGAAATCAGCAGGGGGCTGAATAAGCTCAAGGTGATGAAAGACAAGGCGAGGAAGGACGCCATCGACTACTTGGTGAATGTGGGAAAGGCTCCCAACGACCCGACCCAGAGGGTCGACCAGTTCTTGGACTACGTCACGATAATGCCGGTGGACATGGACCCGAACGGCCTTGTCGGCAAGGTAGACCACATAGTCACTACCAACAACGACCGGGTCAGGGCAGAGGTGGGGGCGCTTCTGAACCAGAACAATCCGGTGACCGTATCTATTTCGGAGAACCTCCTCGAGGTCGCTACGTCACTGAACCAGATACACAAGATTGTCCGCCACTTCTATCTGCTTGGGAAGAAGACCAACTCGTACTTCACACTCGTACAGCTCCAGATGCTGATGCCGATGATAATCCAAGAAGCTGACGCACTGCTCAACGCCACCGACTCGTTCAAGATGGGGCAGCCGGTCGGTGATGGCATCGGGCCAGTCGTTGTCTCCAGGCTAATGGCCGGCAAGGACAAGAGAGTCGTTGCCAAGGACACTGTGATGGCGGTCACCGAGTACAAAGGGAGGAACCTCTACGTGCTGAAGGCGGACGGACCCATGGCCTATGTGGGCCAGCCCGGGGTGGCCATACAGAAGATTGTCGGTGAGATGGGAGTGAAGCCGAGCGCCATAGTGATGATTGACGCGGCTCTGAAGCTGGAAGGGGAGAAGACAGGCGAGATAGCGGAAGGGGTGGGTGCTGCAATCGGAGGCATCGGGGTCGAGAAGTTCCAGATTGAAGAGGCTGCCACCAAGGCGAAGGTTCCCCTATATGCCATCCTCGTGAAACAGAGCCTACTTGAAGCGATCACCGTAATGAGGAAGGAGATAGCAGAAGCGGCCGACAAGGTCACCCAGGTCCTCAACAGGGTGATAGAGGAGAAGACGAAGGAAGGGGACGACGTCGTCGTCGCAGGCATAGGCAACACCCTCGGTGTGGCACAATGA
- a CDS encoding Trm112 family protein produces the protein MQRKLLDILACPIDKHYPLDMLEFSLRGGDVIVEGVLVCSKCGRYYPIIDEIPVMLPDSLRNREEDLAFLERWNLKLPEKVVHGGKPWSL, from the coding sequence GTGCAGAGGAAGCTCCTGGACATCCTAGCCTGCCCCATAGACAAGCATTATCCGCTTGATATGCTCGAGTTCAGCCTTAGGGGCGGAGACGTGATTGTCGAGGGCGTCCTCGTCTGTTCCAAGTGCGGGAGGTACTACCCCATAATAGACGAAATCCCAGTCATGCTCCCAGACAGCCTGAGGAACAGGGAGGAAGACCTCGCGTTCCTAGAGAGGTGGAACCTGAAGCTCCCGGAGAAGGTGGTCCATGGGGGCAAGCCCTGGAGCCTATGA
- a CDS encoding exosortase/archaeosortase family protein, translating to MLLTAPNFPSLLGQSLGDTFGSVFPAIPFAALLLLILALRWGELRDLLLKEEGWKSEPTTRVIGVGTIVALALLEPVTGQNVAAAGIAVVLTVYAASLAVNPLTKRFLLPYAAIYATGVGAPTVLQWAFGEPLAYLSSAISSRLIDVLGFPVAWHGTEFQFVSRTGGVISGVVAPGCSSIISVTTFLGLLALMHLDMKKDFRSTATLALAGIAALTILNAVRIMVLLWVGYVDGSAAFWGVHNWVGYAFFLGFYLAVLPVYSKMGRGPRAFPPMPEMPYTP from the coding sequence TTGCTTCTTACGGCGCCTAACTTCCCCAGCCTGCTTGGGCAGTCACTCGGGGACACCTTCGGCAGCGTCTTCCCCGCCATCCCCTTCGCTGCACTCTTACTCCTCATCCTCGCCCTAAGGTGGGGAGAGCTACGGGACCTCCTCCTGAAGGAGGAAGGATGGAAGTCCGAGCCTACGACAAGGGTGATTGGAGTGGGAACCATCGTCGCGCTCGCCCTCTTGGAGCCCGTCACAGGCCAGAATGTGGCAGCGGCAGGAATAGCGGTAGTCCTTACCGTCTATGCGGCATCTTTGGCCGTCAACCCTCTCACGAAACGGTTCCTCCTCCCCTACGCCGCGATATATGCTACCGGAGTAGGTGCCCCCACTGTCCTCCAGTGGGCCTTCGGAGAGCCGCTCGCCTATCTATCTTCAGCCATCTCTTCGAGGCTCATCGACGTCTTGGGTTTCCCTGTCGCGTGGCATGGGACAGAGTTTCAGTTCGTCTCCAGAACCGGGGGTGTGATAAGCGGGGTCGTTGCCCCCGGCTGCTCCAGTATCATCTCCGTCACTACCTTCCTGGGGCTGCTGGCTCTCATGCACCTGGACATGAAGAAGGATTTCCGCTCTACGGCGACCCTGGCCCTCGCAGGGATAGCGGCGCTGACCATACTCAACGCTGTCAGGATAATGGTGTTGTTGTGGGTCGGTTACGTGGACGGTTCGGCCGCGTTCTGGGGGGTGCACAACTGGGTGGGATATGCGTTCTTCCTCGGGTTCTATCTCGCGGTGCTCCCCGTCTACTCCAAGATGGGGAGGGGACCGCGGGCATTTCCCCCGATGCCGGAAATGCCGTACACGCCCTAA
- a CDS encoding uracil-DNA glycosylase, whose protein sequence is MKTDTLEALAVEVRNCHLCPLAKGRTNAVPGEGSGRSKIVLVGEAPGREEDLSGRPFVGRGGRILRSALDSVGVASEQAYISNVVKCRPPKNRLPTRNEIDICRGAYLSRELELVDPDFVVLLGRTASRTLLGVDSLGSVRGKVVKMQGRRYLSAYHPAAVLRNPGLKGAFWHDLRKIRNARTASNRI, encoded by the coding sequence TTGAAGACCGACACGCTCGAGGCACTGGCAGTCGAGGTGAGGAACTGCCACCTCTGCCCTCTGGCAAAAGGAAGGACCAACGCGGTTCCCGGCGAGGGATCCGGACGGTCCAAGATAGTCTTGGTGGGGGAGGCGCCGGGGAGGGAAGAAGACCTCAGCGGCAGGCCGTTCGTGGGTAGAGGGGGAAGGATATTGCGTTCGGCCCTCGACTCGGTCGGGGTGGCGAGTGAGCAGGCTTACATCTCGAACGTCGTGAAGTGCAGGCCTCCGAAGAATAGGCTTCCGACCAGGAACGAAATCGACATCTGCAGAGGCGCGTATCTCTCCCGAGAGCTGGAGCTCGTTGACCCTGACTTTGTTGTCCTTCTGGGGAGGACCGCATCAAGAACCCTGTTGGGGGTTGATTCCCTGGGGAGCGTCAGAGGAAAGGTCGTAAAGATGCAAGGGAGGAGATACCTCAGCGCCTACCATCCGGCAGCGGTCCTCCGTAACCCCGGCCTCAAAGGCGCATTCTGGCACGACCTCCGTAAGATACGAAACGCTCGGACGGCAAGTAACCGGATCTGA